The following proteins come from a genomic window of Rutidosis leptorrhynchoides isolate AG116_Rl617_1_P2 chromosome 10, CSIRO_AGI_Rlap_v1, whole genome shotgun sequence:
- the LOC139871962 gene encoding GDP-mannose 3,5-epimerase 2-like, whose translation MGTTGETKYGSFTYENLEREPYWPSEKLRVSITGAGGFIGSHIARRLKTEGHYIIASDWKKSEHMPEDMFCHEFHLVDLRVMDNCLKVTEKVDHVFNLAADMGGMGFIQSNHSVIMYNNTMISFNMLEAARITGVKRFFYASSACIYPEFKQLETNVSLKEADAWPAEPQDAYGLEKLATEELCRHYTKDFGIECRIGRFHNIYGPFGTWKGGREKAPAAFCRKALTATDKFEMWGDGLQTRSFTFIDECVEGVLRLTKSDFREPVNIGSDEMVSMNEMAEIVLSFEDKKLPIHNIPGPEGVRGRNSDNTLIKEKLGWAPTMRLKDGLRITYFWIKEQIEKERGDGFDLSVYGSSKVVGTQAPVQLGSLRAADGKEQSV comes from the exons ATGGGAACAACTGGTGAAACGAAATACGGGTCTTTTACGTACGAGAATCTTGAGAGGGAACCTTATTGGCCGTCTGAGAAGCTTCGGGTTTCGATTACAGGAGCTGGTGGATTCATCGGGTCACACATTGCTCGACGATTGAAAACCGAGGGTCATTACATCATCGCTTCTGACTGGAAGAAAAGTGAGCATATGCCAGAAGACATGTTTTGTCATGAGTTTCATCTTGTTGATCTTCGGGTGATGGATAATTGTTTGAAAGTTACTGAAAAAGTTGATCATGTTTTTAATTTGGCTGCTGATATGGGCGGGATGGGGTTTATTCAGTCGAATCATTCtgttattatgtataataatacgatGATTAGCTTTAATATGCTCGAGGCTGCCAGAATCACTGGAGTTAAAAG GTTCTTTTATGCCTCTAGTGCTTGCATTTACCCTGAGTTTAAACAGTTGGAAACCAATGTGAGCTTGAAGGAAGCAGACGCCTGGCCCGCCGAG CCACAAGATGCTTATGGTTTGGAGAAACTAGCAACCGAGGAGTTGTGCAGGCACTACACCAAAGACTTTGGAATTGAGTGCCGAATTGGGCGGTTTCATAACATCTATGGACCTTTCGGCACATGGAAAG GTGGAAGGGAGAAGGCACCTGCTGCTTTTTGCAGAAAAGCGCTTACAGCCACTGATAAGTTTGAAATGTGGGGAGACGGGTTACAAACACGATCTTTTACGTTCATTGATGAATGTGTTGAAGGTGTCTTAAG ATTGACAAAATCTGATTTCCGTGAACCGGTGAATATTGGAAGTGATGAAATGGTAAGCATGAATGAAATGGCTGAAATTGTTCTCAGTTTTGAGGACAAGAAGCTCCCAATTCACAATATTCCGGGACCCGAAGGTGTACGTGGTAGAAACTCTGATAACACGTTGATCAAAGAGAAACTTGGGTGGGCCCCCACTATGAGATTAAAG GATGGATTAAGGATCACTTATTTCTGGATCAAGGAACAAATCGAAAAAGAAAGAGGCGATGGTTTTGATCTTTCAGTCTACGGGTCGTCTAAAGTCGTTGGAACTCAAGCACCAGTTCAACTCGGATCCCTAAGGGCTGCTGATGGCAAAGAGCAAAGTGTATAA